One window from the genome of Jiangella alba encodes:
- a CDS encoding DNA alkylation repair protein, whose product MSATDTALVDAVRSALREIADPEAAEPMRAYVKSAMPLLGIKKPARTAALRPVFAAHPLRDADGWRATVLELWDGAGFREERYAATTLAQLKPYAAYATHPDALGLYDHMVVTGAWWDLVDELAIRSVGPVLRAHPDRTAPTVRRWARDADLWRRRTAVICQIGSKAGTDVDLLAEAIEANAHDKDFFLRKGIGWALREHAKRDPEWVRAFVAAHEADLSPLSRREALRNIDPPSIVTRG is encoded by the coding sequence ATGAGCGCCACCGACACCGCACTCGTCGACGCCGTGCGGTCGGCGTTGCGCGAGATCGCCGACCCCGAGGCGGCCGAGCCGATGCGCGCGTACGTGAAGTCCGCCATGCCGCTGCTCGGCATCAAGAAGCCGGCCCGCACCGCGGCGCTGAGACCGGTCTTCGCCGCGCACCCGCTGCGCGACGCCGACGGCTGGCGGGCGACGGTGCTGGAGCTGTGGGACGGCGCCGGGTTCCGCGAGGAGCGCTACGCGGCCACCACGCTGGCGCAGCTGAAACCGTACGCCGCGTACGCGACGCACCCGGACGCGCTCGGCCTCTACGACCACATGGTCGTCACCGGCGCCTGGTGGGACCTCGTCGACGAGCTCGCCATCCGCTCCGTCGGCCCGGTGCTGCGCGCCCACCCTGATCGGACGGCGCCCACCGTCAGGCGCTGGGCCCGCGACGCCGACCTCTGGCGCCGTCGCACCGCCGTCATCTGCCAGATCGGCTCGAAGGCCGGCACCGACGTGGACCTGCTGGCCGAGGCGATCGAGGCCAACGCGCACGACAAGGACTTCTTCCTGCGCAAGGGCATCGGCTGGGCGCTGCGCGAGCACGCCAAACGCGACCCCGAGTGGGTGCGCGCGTTCGTCGCTGCACACGAGGCCGACCTGTCGCCGTTGTCACGCCGCGAGGCACTGCGTAACATCGACCCACCGAGTATTGTTACTCGTGGGTAG